A part of Desulfovibrio legallii genomic DNA contains:
- the jag gene encoding RNA-binding cell elongation regulator Jag/EloR has product MDGFKEFQGKDLDDAIREACEYFNAAREKLEIEIVEDAKSGIFGIVGARKAKVRARRVELHDAVASILGADETTADAGRKSRETARETSRHAGREGSGAAGGRRNGGKPAAAASPAAPVAAGGPAGDEASPEAEALAARNGAAPNRGREANKAASCRQPEAADGGAEAMGQERRRNAPPARDARAAREARPAEAPRNGESGEAPQGRRRNGRKGEPPAGQQASGPAAFDAVPAGEGLEEDLADAGLPSTPLEQLDLVRLEALTREAVGNLVRPIVGGEAKVDVRVDEGRVFVGVDCDADPGLLIGREGQTLAALQYMVSRIVSRGMDAAVRVQLDAGAYRQRQEEKLREMALALAEKVRQSGRSLSTRPLSSYHRRVVHVCLQELPDVQTRSSGEGPLKRVVIMRRKGEKA; this is encoded by the coding sequence ATGGACGGGTTCAAGGAATTCCAGGGCAAGGATCTGGACGACGCCATCCGCGAAGCGTGCGAGTATTTTAATGCCGCGCGTGAAAAACTGGAAATTGAAATCGTGGAGGACGCCAAGTCCGGCATCTTTGGCATTGTAGGCGCGCGTAAGGCCAAAGTTCGCGCCCGGCGCGTGGAGCTGCACGACGCTGTGGCCAGCATCCTGGGGGCAGACGAAACAACGGCCGACGCAGGCCGCAAGTCTCGTGAAACCGCGCGGGAAACGTCCCGCCACGCGGGCCGTGAAGGTTCCGGCGCTGCCGGGGGCCGTCGCAACGGCGGCAAGCCTGCCGCAGCGGCCTCCCCCGCAGCCCCTGTTGCGGCGGGCGGCCCTGCGGGCGACGAGGCGTCCCCGGAGGCCGAGGCCCTGGCAGCGCGCAACGGCGCTGCCCCCAACAGAGGCCGTGAGGCCAACAAAGCTGCGTCCTGCCGTCAGCCCGAAGCCGCCGACGGCGGGGCCGAAGCAATGGGGCAGGAGCGCCGCCGTAACGCTCCGCCTGCCAGAGACGCGCGTGCCGCCAGGGAAGCGCGCCCTGCGGAAGCCCCCCGTAATGGGGAGTCCGGCGAGGCCCCCCAGGGCCGTCGACGCAATGGCCGCAAAGGGGAGCCGCCCGCCGGGCAGCAAGCCTCCGGGCCCGCGGCTTTTGACGCCGTACCGGCGGGCGAAGGCCTGGAAGAAGACCTGGCTGACGCGGGCCTGCCTTCCACCCCCCTGGAACAGCTGGATTTGGTCCGTCTGGAGGCCCTTACGCGCGAAGCCGTGGGCAATCTGGTGCGCCCCATAGTGGGCGGCGAAGCCAAGGTGGACGTGCGCGTGGACGAGGGGCGTGTTTTTGTGGGTGTGGACTGCGATGCGGATCCCGGCCTGCTCATCGGGCGCGAGGGGCAGACCCTGGCCGCCCTGCAGTACATGGTTTCGCGCATTGTTTCGCGCGGCATGGACGCCGCCGTGCGCGTGCAGCTGGACGCGGGCGCGTACCGTCAGCGTCAGGAAGAAAAGCTGCGCGAGATGGCCTTGGCCCTGGCGGAAAAAGTGCGCCAGAGCGGGCGTTCGCTTTCCACCAGACCCCTGTCTTCCTACCACCGGCGGGTTGTGCACGTCTGCCTGCAGGAACTGCCCGATGTGCAGACCCGCAGCAGCGGCGAGGGCCCCCTCAAGCGGGTGGTCATCATGCGCAGGAAGGGCGAAAAGGCCTGA
- the yidC gene encoding membrane protein insertase YidC — MQDGKNLVIAIVLCLVVIVGWSYLAEYMGWVQKPDPAVVAQQQQAQQQQVQQAEAQRQAQEAARQETLAVPAFAPSAGQDVTVRSPLYEAVLYSGGGALRSFKLKNYHTTIARGAPLVNMVDPQTARVAPLGLVINSQPSWSTGQWSVDAGKDGLTLDKGQQGLLRLVGQVDGLTVVRELTFSADSYLIRETVRLVNQTDQARSVRLGYTVAADGSNASGSRYDLMRVAWDSDGSLSEESSAKTLEETGVQATGKIYWAGAMSTYFLSAVLPGDTANLTVKGRLQQGTYRAAVEEPETVLAPGEQRELRVSYWLGPKVRSQLAAVSDELVKSIDLGMFHLIAKGLLWLLEFFQKYVHNWGVAIILLTVLIKAVFWPLTAKSYASMEKMKKLQPLMGNIREKYKNDKEMMNKEVMALYKTYGVNPASGCVPILIQMPVFFGLYQALLTSIELRHAAFISTLPGTDIIWLADLSAKDPFYITPIIMGVTMFVQQRLSPPATDPTQQKIMMFLPLIFTVLFLGFPSGLVVYWLVNNILSIAQQKMMAKKFKTLADGK; from the coding sequence ATGCAAGACGGAAAAAATCTGGTCATTGCCATTGTTCTCTGCTTGGTCGTCATCGTGGGCTGGAGTTATCTGGCCGAATACATGGGTTGGGTGCAGAAGCCCGACCCCGCAGTAGTGGCCCAGCAGCAACAAGCTCAACAGCAGCAGGTCCAGCAGGCGGAAGCGCAGCGGCAAGCCCAGGAAGCGGCCCGGCAGGAAACCCTGGCCGTGCCCGCCTTTGCGCCGTCTGCGGGGCAGGACGTCACAGTGCGTTCGCCGCTTTATGAAGCGGTGCTCTACAGTGGCGGCGGGGCGCTGCGTTCGTTCAAGCTCAAAAATTACCATACCACCATCGCCAGGGGCGCGCCCCTGGTCAACATGGTGGACCCGCAGACCGCCCGCGTAGCCCCTCTGGGGCTGGTTATCAACAGCCAGCCCTCCTGGAGCACGGGCCAATGGAGTGTGGACGCCGGCAAGGACGGCCTCACCTTGGATAAAGGTCAGCAGGGCCTGCTGCGCTTGGTGGGGCAGGTGGACGGCCTGACGGTGGTGCGTGAGCTGACTTTCAGCGCGGACAGCTACCTCATCCGGGAGACCGTGCGTCTGGTCAACCAGACCGACCAGGCCCGCAGCGTGCGCCTGGGCTACACCGTGGCCGCCGACGGCAGCAACGCTTCGGGCAGCCGCTACGACCTCATGCGCGTGGCCTGGGACAGCGACGGCAGCCTGAGCGAAGAATCCTCCGCCAAAACCCTGGAGGAAACGGGCGTGCAGGCCACGGGCAAGATCTACTGGGCCGGGGCCATGAGCACCTATTTTCTCTCGGCTGTGCTGCCCGGCGACACGGCCAACCTGACCGTCAAGGGCCGTCTGCAGCAGGGCACCTACCGCGCTGCGGTGGAGGAGCCCGAAACCGTGCTGGCCCCCGGCGAACAGCGCGAGCTGCGCGTCTCTTACTGGCTCGGCCCCAAGGTGCGCAGCCAGCTTGCCGCCGTGTCCGACGAGCTGGTCAAGAGCATCGACCTCGGCATGTTTCACCTTATCGCCAAGGGCTTGCTCTGGCTGCTGGAATTCTTTCAGAAGTACGTCCACAACTGGGGGGTGGCCATTATTCTGCTGACGGTGCTCATCAAGGCCGTATTCTGGCCGCTCACGGCCAAGAGCTACGCATCTATGGAAAAGATGAAGAAGCTCCAGCCGCTTATGGGCAATATTCGTGAGAAGTACAAGAACGACAAGGAAATGATGAACAAAGAGGTCATGGCGCTGTACAAGACCTACGGCGTCAATCCGGCCAGCGGCTGCGTGCCCATCCTCATCCAGATGCCCGTGTTCTTTGGTCTGTACCAGGCCCTGCTCACCTCCATTGAGCTGCGGCACGCCGCCTTCATCAGCACGCTGCCGGGCACGGACATCATCTGGCTGGCAGATCTTTCGGCCAAAGACCCCTTCTATATCACTCCCATTATCATGGGCGTGACCATGTTTGTGCAGCAGAGGCTGAGCCCCCCGGCCACGGACCCCACGCAGCAGAAAATCATGATGTTTCTGCCGTTGATCTTTACCGTGCTTTTCCTGGGCTTTCCCTCGGGGCTGGTGGTCTACTGGCTGGTCAACAACATTCTGTCCATTGCGCAGCAGAAGATGATGGCCAAGAAATTCAAGACCCTGGCCGACGGCAAATAA
- the yidD gene encoding membrane protein insertion efficiency factor YidD: protein MSRILRQLCVFPIRIYQYCISPVLPPACRFTPTCSAYAVEAVMTHGVLRGGWLALKRLARCHPWGGSGYDPVPPPRRRRHTPPLSQE from the coding sequence ATGAGCCGCATACTGCGCCAGTTGTGCGTTTTTCCCATCCGCATCTACCAGTATTGCATTTCGCCGGTGCTTCCCCCTGCCTGCCGTTTTACCCCCACCTGTTCCGCCTACGCCGTGGAGGCCGTTATGACCCACGGCGTGCTGCGTGGCGGCTGGCTGGCGCTCAAGCGCCTGGCCCGCTGTCACCCCTGGGGCGGTTCGGGCTACGATCCTGTACCACCACCGCGGCGCCGCCGCCATACGCCGCCATTGTCCCAGGAGTAA
- the rnpA gene encoding ribonuclease P protein component, with product MRPHALPRELRIRRRAEYTACYERGRRLHTEHFLVFVLSGEHPQCGTRTGMAVSRKVGKAVTRNRVKRLLREFYRLHREDLPVGVHIVTVAKKHAGQAALNLAGVTAELLPPLRRLARRAPGRPAPEGQP from the coding sequence ATGCGCCCCCACGCCTTGCCCCGCGAGCTGCGCATCCGTCGTCGGGCGGAGTACACTGCCTGTTATGAGCGGGGCAGACGCCTCCATACGGAACATTTCCTCGTTTTCGTGCTGTCGGGAGAGCATCCCCAATGCGGCACGCGCACGGGCATGGCCGTATCCCGTAAAGTGGGCAAGGCCGTGACGCGCAACCGCGTCAAACGGCTGCTGCGGGAATTTTACCGTCTGCACCGTGAGGATCTGCCTGTGGGCGTCCATATCGTTACCGTTGCCAAAAAGCACGCCGGGCAAGCCGCTTTGAACCTGGCCGGCGTGACCGCCGAGCTTTTGCCGCCGCTCAGGCGTCTAGCCCGGCGCGCGCCGGGCCGGCCGGCGCCGGAAGGACAGCCATGA
- the rpmH gene encoding 50S ribosomal protein L34, whose protein sequence is MKRTYQPSKIRRARTHGFRTRMATPAGRAILRRRRAKGRKRLSA, encoded by the coding sequence ATGAAAAGAACCTACCAGCCGAGCAAGATCAGAAGGGCGCGCACCCACGGCTTCCGTACCCGTATGGCCACGCCTGCGGGCCGCGCCATCCTGCGCCGCCGCCGCGCCAAGGGGCGCAAGCGTCTCAGCGCCTGA
- a CDS encoding amino acid ABC transporter permease → MLDTAFYAHDLLPALNRGLMVSLALIVPAASLGFVGGVLLGCARAFGPRWLRRLGNGYTSLVRGVPLVVQLMLIYYALPKVGIYFPPYGAALTSFILCTAAYQSEYIRGALLSIRQGQIRAAQALGFGAWQTVAWIVVPQAARRALPGCGNEIIYLIKYSSLAYLVTCMELMGEGKVVASDTFRFTEVFLTVGAYYLGMVTLATFLLRWLERRYHVPGFGAR, encoded by the coding sequence GTGCTGGATACGGCCTTTTACGCCCACGATCTGCTGCCGGCCCTTAACCGGGGATTGATGGTTTCCCTGGCGCTCATCGTGCCGGCGGCCAGTCTGGGTTTTGTGGGGGGGGTGCTGCTGGGCTGCGCCCGCGCCTTCGGGCCACGCTGGCTGCGCCGTCTGGGCAACGGCTACACCTCCCTGGTGCGGGGCGTGCCTCTGGTCGTGCAGCTCATGCTCATCTACTACGCTCTGCCCAAGGTGGGCATCTATTTTCCTCCCTACGGCGCGGCGTTGACCAGCTTTATCCTCTGCACGGCGGCCTACCAGTCGGAATACATCCGGGGCGCGCTGCTTTCCATCCGGCAGGGGCAGATCCGGGCGGCCCAGGCTCTGGGCTTTGGCGCCTGGCAGACCGTGGCCTGGATTGTGGTGCCCCAGGCGGCGCGGCGCGCCCTGCCCGGCTGCGGCAATGAGATTATTTATTTGATAAAATACAGCTCGCTGGCCTATCTGGTCACCTGTATGGAGCTTATGGGCGAAGGCAAGGTGGTGGCCTCGGACACCTTCAGGTTTACAGAAGTTTTTTTGACCGTGGGCGCATATTATCTGGGCATGGTCACGCTGGCCACTTTTTTGCTGCGCTGGCTGGAGCGCCGCTATCACGTACCGGGCTTTGGCGCGCGCTGA
- a CDS encoding amino acid ABC transporter ATP-binding protein gives MNMDSQAVLRVEHISKALGGKAILNDCSLTVRRGELKVLIGPSGAGKSTFLQSINCLIPPDAGEIYLEGQRLDRADKAALCAFRAQVGMIFQDFNLFDHLTAEDNVAIALRKVRGMSAAAARKRAQEELARVGLARRALLYPAQLSGGQKQRVAIARALAMDPKVILLDEPTSALDPELVGEVLAVIRDLADGGMTMVMATHQMDFARALATEIIFMEHGRLIEQGAPQDLLAEGAATRTRDFCQRLLEMGA, from the coding sequence ATGAATATGGATTCTCAGGCCGTGCTGCGGGTGGAGCACATCTCCAAGGCCCTGGGCGGCAAAGCCATTCTGAACGACTGCTCCCTGACCGTGCGCCGGGGCGAACTCAAAGTCCTTATTGGGCCTTCAGGGGCGGGCAAAAGCACGTTTTTGCAGAGCATCAACTGCCTTATCCCGCCGGACGCGGGCGAAATCTACCTGGAAGGACAAAGGCTGGACCGCGCCGACAAGGCGGCGCTCTGCGCCTTCCGCGCGCAGGTGGGCATGATTTTTCAGGATTTTAACCTGTTTGACCACCTTACCGCCGAAGACAACGTGGCCATAGCCCTGCGCAAGGTGCGCGGCATGTCTGCGGCGGCGGCCAGGAAACGTGCCCAGGAAGAACTGGCCCGTGTGGGCCTGGCCCGGCGGGCCCTGCTCTATCCGGCCCAGCTTTCCGGCGGGCAGAAGCAGCGGGTGGCCATAGCCCGGGCCCTGGCCATGGATCCCAAGGTCATTTTGCTGGACGAGCCCACGTCGGCCCTGGACCCAGAGCTGGTGGGCGAGGTGCTGGCCGTCATTCGCGACCTGGCCGACGGCGGCATGACTATGGTCATGGCCACCCATCAGATGGATTTTGCCCGGGCTCTGGCCACGGAAATTATTTTTATGGAGCACGGCAGGCTCATTGAGCAGGGCGCGCCCCAGGACCTGCTGGCCGAGGGCGCGGCCACCCGCACGCGTGATTTTTGCCAGCGGCTGCTGGAGATGGGGGCCTAG
- a CDS encoding amino acid ABC transporter permease, translating to MHSLLVVYNALPSMLAGSLVTLGNVALSLGMGLVLGVPLAVGQVYGGPWLRRLAALYVWFFRGVPILVLLFLCYGLFMSLGLPVDPFFACCLVLGCTSTAYQSQIFRGAMESLPRGQLNAALALGMGEGAGIRSIVLPQALRLSIPGWANEFSILLKDSAICYVLGTQDIMARTSFAAARTHEHLALYAAAGALYCLLTLVVLRLLRLLEDKVHVPGYSTGTGLDGMEMG from the coding sequence ATGCATTCACTGCTGGTCGTTTACAATGCGCTGCCCTCCATGTTGGCGGGCAGCCTGGTTACCCTGGGCAATGTGGCCCTGTCTTTGGGCATGGGGCTTGTGCTGGGGGTACCGCTGGCCGTGGGCCAGGTTTACGGCGGGCCGTGGCTGCGTCGGCTGGCCGCGCTTTATGTCTGGTTTTTTCGCGGCGTGCCCATCCTGGTGCTGCTCTTCCTTTGTTATGGCCTGTTTATGAGCCTGGGCCTGCCCGTGGACCCGTTTTTCGCCTGCTGTCTGGTGCTGGGCTGCACCAGCACGGCCTACCAGTCCCAGATTTTTCGCGGCGCTATGGAAAGCCTGCCCCGAGGCCAGCTCAACGCCGCCCTGGCCCTGGGCATGGGGGAGGGCGCGGGTATCCGTTCCATTGTGCTGCCGCAGGCTCTGCGCCTTTCCATCCCCGGCTGGGCCAACGAATTTTCCATCCTGCTCAAGGATTCGGCCATCTGTTATGTGCTGGGCACCCAGGACATCATGGCCCGCACGTCTTTTGCCGCTGCCCGCACGCACGAACACCTGGCCTTGTATGCGGCGGCGGGCGCCCTGTACTGCCTGCTGACCCTGGTAGTGCTGCGGCTGCTGCGCCTGCTGGAAGACAAGGTCCATGTGCCGGGCTATTCTACGGGAACGGGCCTGGACGGCATGGAGATGGGGTAA
- a CDS encoding ABC transporter substrate-binding protein — MKKLFVCAVLAAVLAAVPAFAKKTYVNGIDPNYPPFAYVDEKTGQPAGFDVDSMTWIAKHMGFEVTHKPLAWDGIIPALLAKQIDMVDSGMSITPERAKMVQFSNPYWTVSRVFLVPADSKLTPKDILTQKVKLGVQRGTSEANAIKKEQEEKGYAFELRFYDSAPLAVEDLLNGRIQAALMDELPADDAIAHGRAVKKAGTHGVPDEFGVAMRKDDKELHKLVNEGYKKLMADPYWKELQKKYLNK; from the coding sequence ATGAAAAAACTTTTTGTCTGCGCGGTCTTGGCCGCGGTGCTGGCCGCGGTGCCTGCCTTTGCCAAAAAAACCTACGTCAACGGCATCGACCCCAACTACCCGCCTTTTGCCTATGTGGATGAAAAAACCGGCCAGCCCGCTGGTTTTGACGTGGATTCCATGACCTGGATCGCTAAGCATATGGGCTTTGAAGTGACCCACAAGCCCCTGGCCTGGGACGGCATCATCCCCGCCCTGCTGGCCAAGCAGATCGATATGGTGGATTCGGGCATGAGCATCACTCCAGAGCGGGCCAAGATGGTGCAGTTTTCCAATCCTTACTGGACGGTTTCGCGCGTGTTTCTGGTGCCCGCCGATTCCAAGCTGACCCCCAAGGACATTCTGACTCAGAAGGTTAAACTGGGCGTACAGCGCGGCACCTCCGAGGCCAATGCCATCAAGAAGGAGCAGGAAGAAAAGGGCTATGCCTTTGAACTGCGCTTTTACGATTCCGCCCCGCTGGCGGTGGAAGACCTGCTCAACGGCCGCATCCAGGCCGCCCTTATGGACGAACTGCCCGCCGACGACGCCATCGCTCACGGCCGCGCGGTGAAAAAGGCCGGCACACACGGCGTGCCCGACGAGTTTGGCGTGGCCATGCGTAAAGACGACAAAGAGCTGCACAAACTGGTCAACGAAGGCTATAAAAAGCTCATGGCCGATCCCTACTGGAAAGAGCTGCAGAAGAAATATCTGAACAAGTAG
- the wbaP gene encoding undecaprenyl-phosphate galactose phosphotransferase WbaP, with the protein MHHPPFWVRALRFCGFAPQNALLCLADLLALTGTALAVFLLRAAFGGVDPVLYQWVLPLLVVLGPLMAGGLGLYQRIGLPPHREVRALFQLDCLLYGCIVAALFLSKTGDVYSRIVLTGAWACSAFTLPWARSLCRRRFARCWWWGSLLVIFDHGGGGREFWHYLKRHPERDLNPVDIRPLPSRLDELRALFSSTAIRHPEAIALFLQPAGQEQSVDYITEASRYFQRILVVPVFGDGFRVHWLSPRDLGQAVGLLVRQNLRDKRRLRFKRGMDLLFCTLGAVVLLPLGFLLALCIRLDSPGPIFFRQRRVGQGGREIRIFKFRTMVRDADAFLQRLLQENPALQEEWKEDQKLKNDPRITRVGRILRKLSLDELPQLINVVKGDMSLVGPRPIVENEEEKYGPVYEEYCLVKPGITGLWQISGRNNTSYAERVAYDHYYISNWSVWMDLWILGKTVPVVLTGYGAY; encoded by the coding sequence ATGCACCATCCGCCCTTCTGGGTCCGCGCCTTACGCTTCTGCGGATTTGCGCCGCAAAATGCCCTGCTCTGCCTGGCCGATCTGCTGGCCCTCACGGGCACAGCCCTGGCTGTCTTTTTGCTGCGCGCCGCCTTTGGCGGCGTGGACCCCGTACTCTACCAATGGGTGCTGCCCCTGCTGGTGGTGCTGGGGCCGCTCATGGCCGGGGGCCTGGGCCTCTACCAGCGTATCGGCCTGCCCCCGCACCGCGAGGTGCGCGCCCTGTTCCAGCTCGATTGCCTGCTCTACGGCTGCATTGTGGCCGCACTTTTTCTGTCCAAAACAGGCGACGTCTACTCGCGCATCGTGCTCACGGGCGCCTGGGCCTGCAGCGCCTTTACTCTGCCCTGGGCGCGCAGCCTGTGCCGCCGCCGCTTCGCCCGCTGCTGGTGGTGGGGCAGCCTGCTGGTCATTTTTGACCACGGCGGGGGCGGACGCGAATTCTGGCACTATCTTAAACGCCACCCCGAACGCGACCTCAACCCTGTGGACATCCGCCCCCTGCCCTCCCGGCTGGACGAGCTGCGCGCCCTGTTCTCCTCCACAGCAATCCGGCACCCCGAAGCCATCGCCCTCTTTCTGCAGCCCGCGGGCCAGGAACAGTCGGTGGACTACATAACCGAGGCCAGCCGATATTTTCAGCGCATTCTGGTGGTGCCCGTCTTTGGCGACGGCTTCCGGGTGCACTGGCTCAGTCCGCGCGACCTTGGCCAGGCCGTGGGCCTGCTGGTGCGCCAGAATCTGCGCGACAAACGCCGGCTGCGCTTCAAACGCGGCATGGATCTGCTGTTCTGCACGCTGGGGGCCGTGGTGCTCTTGCCGCTGGGGTTTCTTCTGGCTCTGTGCATCCGTCTGGACAGCCCGGGACCCATCTTTTTTCGCCAGCGGCGCGTAGGCCAGGGCGGACGGGAAATCCGCATTTTTAAATTCCGCACCATGGTGCGCGATGCAGACGCTTTTCTGCAGCGCCTGCTGCAGGAAAACCCCGCTTTGCAGGAAGAATGGAAAGAGGACCAAAAACTCAAAAACGACCCCCGCATCACCCGTGTGGGGCGCATTTTACGCAAGCTGAGTCTGGATGAGCTGCCCCAGCTTATCAATGTGGTCAAGGGCGATATGAGCCTGGTGGGGCCGCGGCCCATTGTGGAAAACGAAGAGGAAAAATACGGGCCCGTCTACGAGGAATATTGCCTGGTCAAACCCGGCATCACGGGCCTGTGGCAGATTTCCGGCCGCAACAATACCTCCTATGCGGAACGGGTGGCCTACGACCACTATTATATCAGCAACTGGTCCGTGTGGATGGACCTCTGGATTCTGGGCAAGACCGTGCCGGTGGTGCTGACCGGCTATGGAGCCTACTGA
- a CDS encoding glycosyltransferase family 9 protein, with protein MAERSNTLLRRLDRWAGVPLAATSALLRLGRKPVADPPQRVGFLCLGAIGDLLLLSACIAALRERLPRATFVLLTSRANAQAAALVPGLDITAAFGVRQVPAMSAWLRAQRLDLLVDSSQWARLGALLCNLSGAGSTVGFATPGQCRAWGYSRTAQHSDRRHEVENFLALGRTLYPDLTGAPRLQLPPQPTTTAADLLARVGVTDPPERCVCLHMWPSGSQAWLKEWPAAHWDALIRRLAERGFRVCLTGGPGDATRVTAFLREHPDCPAVSLAGTGSLSDLACLFAHIAAVVAVNTGTMHLAALTGAPTVALNGPTNPLRWGPIGPRVRSLLPHRGPCAYLNLGFEYPRPPRPCLDALPVEDVLDALHSLEIF; from the coding sequence ATGGCCGAACGCAGCAACACGCTCCTGCGGCGGCTGGATCGCTGGGCTGGCGTGCCCCTGGCGGCTACCAGCGCCCTGCTGCGCCTGGGCCGCAAACCCGTCGCAGACCCGCCGCAACGGGTAGGCTTTCTTTGCCTGGGGGCCATCGGCGACCTGCTGCTGCTCTCGGCCTGTATCGCCGCCCTGCGGGAACGCCTGCCCCGGGCGACCTTTGTCCTGCTCACGTCGCGCGCCAATGCCCAGGCTGCGGCCCTCGTGCCCGGCCTGGACATAACGGCAGCCTTCGGCGTGCGGCAGGTGCCCGCCATGAGCGCATGGCTGCGCGCCCAGCGGCTGGATCTGCTGGTGGACAGCAGCCAGTGGGCGCGCCTGGGCGCGCTGTTGTGCAATCTTTCCGGCGCGGGCAGCACCGTGGGCTTTGCCACGCCGGGCCAGTGCCGGGCCTGGGGCTACAGCCGCACGGCCCAGCACAGCGACCGACGGCATGAAGTGGAAAATTTTCTGGCCTTGGGCCGCACTCTTTACCCCGACCTGACGGGCGCGCCCCGACTGCAATTGCCGCCGCAGCCGACGACAACAGCCGCCGACCTGCTGGCGCGGGTCGGCGTGACGGATCCGCCGGAGCGCTGCGTCTGCCTGCACATGTGGCCTTCAGGCAGTCAGGCCTGGCTCAAGGAGTGGCCCGCCGCCCATTGGGACGCGCTCATCCGTCGCCTGGCCGAGCGCGGTTTCCGGGTCTGTCTCACGGGCGGACCGGGGGACGCGACGCGCGTCACGGCTTTTTTGCGGGAACACCCGGATTGCCCGGCTGTTTCGCTGGCAGGGACAGGCAGCCTGAGCGACCTGGCCTGCCTGTTTGCCCACATTGCCGCCGTGGTGGCGGTCAACACGGGCACCATGCACCTGGCGGCCCTGACGGGCGCGCCCACAGTGGCGCTTAACGGGCCCACCAATCCCTTGCGCTGGGGGCCCATAGGGCCGCGCGTGCGCAGTCTGCTGCCCCACCGCGGGCCCTGCGCCTACCTGAACCTGGGCTTTGAATACCCCAGGCCGCCCCGGCCTTGCCTGGACGCCCTGCCCGTGGAAGACGTACTGGACGCCCTGCACAGCCTGGAAATTTTCTAG
- the selD gene encoding selenide, water dikinase SelD, with protein MKLLEKARAAGUAAKLAPGALERLLRNTPASGRPDLEARVLAGRACNEDAVVLRVPPGHALVQSVDVLTPVVNDAFAFGRIAAANALSDIYAMGGEPWSAMNVAFFPPALAEDDPEGLLTSILRGGLDAMNEAGAVLAGGHTVQDEELKYGLAVTGVIDPEHLARNDGLRPGQVLLLTKPLGTGVLSTAVKAGWDGAAASEANLVRWCGRLNSVGGTVIRELRLSAATDITGFGLGGHALEMALASHVCVRLVATALPLLPRALEYARDGLIPAGSHRNRTHCACRTRTAQAVDEALESLAFDAQTSGGLLLAVPPDQVEAARALLLGGGDLAAVVGEVLPPRPDGIALLLE; from the coding sequence ATGAAACTTTTGGAAAAAGCCCGCGCCGCCGGTTGAGCGGCCAAGCTGGCTCCAGGGGCCCTGGAGCGACTTTTGCGGAACACGCCCGCTTCCGGGCGGCCTGATCTGGAAGCCCGCGTGCTGGCCGGCCGCGCCTGCAACGAGGACGCGGTAGTGCTGCGCGTGCCGCCGGGCCACGCCCTGGTGCAGAGCGTAGACGTGCTCACGCCTGTGGTCAACGACGCCTTTGCCTTTGGCCGCATTGCGGCGGCCAACGCGCTTTCGGACATTTACGCCATGGGCGGCGAACCCTGGAGCGCCATGAACGTGGCCTTCTTTCCGCCCGCCCTGGCCGAGGACGACCCGGAAGGCCTGCTGACATCCATTCTGCGGGGCGGCCTGGACGCCATGAACGAAGCCGGGGCCGTGCTGGCCGGAGGGCACACGGTGCAGGACGAAGAGCTCAAATACGGGCTGGCCGTGACGGGGGTCATCGACCCGGAACACCTGGCCCGCAATGACGGGCTCAGGCCCGGCCAGGTGCTGCTGCTGACCAAGCCGCTGGGCACGGGGGTGCTTTCTACGGCCGTCAAGGCCGGCTGGGACGGCGCTGCGGCAAGCGAAGCCAATCTGGTGCGCTGGTGCGGCCGGCTCAACAGCGTGGGCGGGACGGTGATCCGGGAGCTGCGTCTTTCGGCGGCTACGGACATCACGGGCTTTGGCCTGGGCGGGCACGCCCTGGAAATGGCCCTGGCCTCGCACGTCTGCGTGCGCCTGGTCGCCACGGCGCTGCCTCTGCTGCCCCGCGCGCTGGAGTACGCCCGCGACGGGCTCATCCCGGCGGGCAGCCACCGGAACCGCACGCATTGCGCCTGCCGCACGCGCACGGCGCAGGCCGTGGACGAAGCCCTGGAGAGCCTGGCCTTTGACGCCCAGACCTCCGGCGGCCTGCTGCTGGCCGTGCCGCCCGATCAAGTGGAGGCGGCCCGCGCCTTGCTGCTGGGCGGCGGCGACCTGGCCGCCGTGGTGGGCGAGGTGCTGCCTCCGCGGCCGGACGGTATAGCCCTGCTGCTGGAGTAG